CTTCTGTAATTCCAATTCTAGCCATCTAACTTCTGTATGATGAAATAAAACCATAGCACCATCCCTTCACTCTCACGTCACGCTTGCCAGCCCGTCGCTGCTCGCGTCCCCCGCTGCAGCGTAGCTCGTTTTCCCTTTCGATCTCCACTGCTCGCCGCCATGGCCAGCACCGATCCCGAGCGCAGAGACGAAGAGGAGACAGAGGCCGCCGGCGGCGAGGACGAGAACACCGGCGCCCAGGTCGCCCCCATCGTCCGGTTCGAGGAGGTCGCCGTCACGACCGGCGAGCAGGACGAAGACGTCCTTCTCGACCTGTAAGCCCCgatcccctctcctcccctcacGTCCTAGGTTTTTCGCGGGAGATCCTAGGGTTTCACCTTCCAAACCTGATCGGTTCTTGATTTCAGGATGGCGAAGCTGTACCGATTCGACAAAGAGGGGAACCAGTGGAAGGAGCGGGGCCATGGGAGCGTGAAGCTTCTGAAGCACAAGGAGACGAGAAAGGTCCGGCTGGTCATGAGGCGGGCCAAGATCTGTGCCAATCATCTAGGTCTTTGTCTTGTTcctgtcttattcctttgattaATGATTTAAtttctatctctttttttttttttttttggtaaaaaataggaggggaggggagggaccagcccacccgtGTAGCAGCCCTATTACTGGGCTCCCCTTCCACtagggaatgttcgatacaggtcgcaggtttcgcgtgccttccccgacccgtgggctcaccccactgggtTCACCGCCTCACGTATGGGTACGTCACCTCAGCGCCACTttggtacaagtggaaggaaagcataaccgccaacaagccagctgggcgtggggcatccggtcccctaatttaatcgacgccctcGCGTTTCGAATCTGAGCAACTTGGGTGAAATTATCGCCCTCTTACGACCAGGCTACTACCTTGGTGGCTTCTATCTCTGATGTACGGAATTGTCCCCTATTTTTTGGTCTGCAGTTCTTCCGACGACTAAGATGCACCCGCTCTCAGCCACCCGATTGTTGAGATCTCGATTTAATTCGACCGTTGGTCAGGCAAGTCAAGATTCTCAATATCTGTGCCAATCATCTAGGTCTTTGTCGTGTTCCTGTCTTATTGCTTTGATTAATGATTTAATTTCTCTGTCTGATGTATGGAATTGTCCCCTGTTTTTTGGTCATTCTTCCGACGACTAAGATGCAGCGCATGCTCCTCACCCGCTCTGAGCCATCCGATTGTTGAGATCTCGATTTAATTCGACCGTTGGAGGCATCTCCTCATCCAACAGGGAAATCCTCTCCACATCCCCTTCTTATTTAACAAACTATACAAGCTCCTACTTTTCTCTTGGTCACGGAAGAGgccttttcttttaattctcGCTCTTAACTCTGTTCTTTTAATCCCCATCCTCATCCCGACGGCTTGGCTACAGCCGCTCACCCGCTCTGAGCCACCCTATTGTTGAGCTCGATTTAATTCGACCGTTGGAGGCATCTCCTCACCCAACAGGGAAATCCTCTCCACATCCCCTTCTTATCTAACAAACCGCTCTGAGCCACCCGATTGTTGAGATCTCGATTTAATTCGACCGTTGGAGGCATCTCCTCACCCAACAGGGAAATCCTCTCTGCATCCCCTTCTTATCTAACAAACTATAAAGAGcgacagaaagaaagaaacctgACAACATCTCTCAAGAAACCAGAGCATAGAGAGAGAcctgagaaagaagggaagaagaggccGGAAAGCAAGGGTTTTTGTCTCTTTCCCTCCTAATTTTCTCTTGCTCGCAGCTgggaagcctttggatctcgcCTACATTGGCGAATCTGAGTAGCAAAGGGGAGTCGCGAACAGAAAAGGCCTTCACTTTTCTTCGATGTTGTTTAGCCTCTTTGGGAAGAGcctggaaggaggaggagaagaagccaTGGCATCGAGGCGTGATCTTGTATTTCTTCAGCAGCAGCGAGGTGAGATAGAATCAGAAGCCCACCTCCTTTAAATTTCATTCTTTTTCATCTGTTAGCTTGGTTTCTTGAACAGTTTCGTGAGAGAAAGGCCATTTCTTGGTATCTTTTTCTCATTCAAATCTTTAATTGTTTTGTTCTTACATTGAACCATATCTATCTTGTTGTTCTTTCTAGGGTTTTCGTTTGTTTCTCTGTGTGTTAGCTGGGGTGAagatcttttctttgttttctcctTTCCCTTGCGTTCTTTTGTCTAATTTTGGTTTCCTCACGTTAAATTTGTTATTTGAGTTCTTTCCATGTTCTTTTAAATCAATTGTAGTGTAGGTTTTCAGACGCTGTAATGCATTGCTCTGCCGGTGTGTTTACCCCTACATTGTTATGTGGATTCAATGCTCTGTTTTCCctcttcaaattttattttgtttccgTTAAAGAATTGGGGATTTTGGCAACTTTTATGGACTTGATCTTCCCCTTTCTCCTGAGTTCCAACGTCAAGGCTGTTGCTCTTCTACATGCGATAGTGAATCACTAAGTATTGGCccttgttttattattttcatttaaAATTTCAACTTGTGCTCTTGGAAATTtagtctcttttttcttctttatgatGTTCTGTTGGTCTTCTTTTTTGTgttaattcttctgaatttgtcCTGATCATTAGGttctttaaattatttcaagaaGATCGCTGGTCTAAAACGTCTAATACATTGGTGTCTTCCTAAAAGTTTTGGTGCTCAGATTCAGGATGAAGCACAAACAGCCACCGCCACTGCTGCTAATGAGGTATAAACGATGATCTCTATCAATTTTTCCCCCTCAATGAACCCATTTTCCTTGTATCATGTCTAGTCGTGGACTGAATGTTATCATTAAATATAGATTAATCATTAAATTTCTTATCTGCATTGAAATTTCAATTCAGGCTACTTGTGGGATTGTTGATGAGCCAAAAGATCTGGTTCATGATATCGATGCTTTGAGTGCTGAAGATCAGTTAGCTGTGGTGGATTATGTAGAAGACATCTACAAGTTTTACAAATATGCTGAGGTATATATGTAGTTTCTCTGTTGCATTTTCTCCATTTAGTTTACCTATCTTAGCTGACCAGTGTTTGCTCTTTCTGCTAATATAGAACTCTAGCCAACCACATGACTATATGGGCTCCCAAGTTGAGATCAccgcaaagaagagagaaattcTGGCTGCTTGGTTGATTGAAGAACACCTTAAGTTCAAGCTAAGGCCTGAGACTCTCTACCTTACATTTTACATAATTGACCTGTACCTTTCCAGGGAAACAGTTCTGAGGAAAGAGTTGCAGCTTGTGGGTATAAGCGCCATGCTCATCGCCTGCAAGTATGAGGAGATGATCGTGGAGGCTCCAGAGGTAGTAATTATATTGTTCATTAGttaaagattatttctttaatgCTTTTGTTTTCATGTATTGATTACTGAGTAGTTGAAATTGGTTGAGAGCAGGTCAAGGACTTCATATGCATATCAGACTGGGCATATAGCAAAGAGCAGATATTGACCATGGAGAAAAGAATTCTAGACAAGCTTGAATGGAACCTAACTGTGCCCACACCCTATGCGTTCCTCGTGCGTTTTTAGAAAGCAGCCATGTGTGATAAAGAGGTGAGAACAATTTTACTTGTGTGGTCTTAAAGTAGTGCCAATCTCAGTTCAATAAATagtctgattcatttggttgtTGTTATAGATGGAGCATATGGTCTTTTTCTTTGCTGAGTTGGCTTTGATGCATTACTCAATGATCATGTATTGCCCATCCTTGATCGCTACTTCTGCTGTGTATGCTGCACGGCACACTCTTAAGAAGACTCCCTTCTGGAGTGAAACACTCGAGCATCACACAGGTTTCTCAGAGCCACAGTTGCTGTAAGTATTCACTACCTTTAAAACATTTACAGAACTTTATGTGTGTATGGCTTTATCTAAAGCATTGAGCACGATAACTGAACCAATTCAATATATCTGGACACAGGGATTGTGCACAGCATCTAGTGAGATTTCATTCCTCAGCAGTAGAGAGTGAGCTGAAGGTGGTTTATAAGAAGTATTCGAGCCCTCAATATGGAGCTGTTGCGCGGCATCCTCCTGCAAAGAAACTGCTCGATAAGCCAAAGGCAGCTTCGAgttttgtatttttatttttatttcattgggGATTTTGTACCAAGTTTTTGAAGGAGGGGGATGCATAGAGGAAAGGGGGATTGGCTGAAGGCAGATCATCTTGCTGATGATAATGTTTATTGTGTGCTTTTGGGTTCCTACTCCTTTCTTAGGAGTATTGGTGAATGGTGTGCAATTTGATGTATCATGTGTACTGAGTAACTGCTTTGCCACATCTAGTGGTAATTATTTATAGTTTGTTCCCTTTTGCTAAAATTGAATTGTTGCTTTTGGTGATTGAAGGTGCGCGCTTTGTTATAATCCATAGCAATCCGAGCTCTTATTACATCTTTGATTTGGGGACAAATTGTACAATGACGTGTTGATTCCTAACTATTCCTTGTTCTTTCCTCCAACAAATTTTGTGTCAATGATGTACGTCTTTAAGGGGTAAGTACCTTTTGCAAGAGATGTTTAGTTGAGAGTATTTGCTATATATGTCAGAAATATGCGTTATTTATGAGATGCATAAGAGTGTACCATTTTATGATATGCTTGAAATTTTAACAAGCTATTACTAGATGGCAATACATAGCTCTCGAAGAATATGTTTACATAATTAATTGAATGAAAGCCACTATTTTGTATGCTTGGCAAGCATCTTCTTCAAGTTAATTAGCAAAAAATAGAAGTATAAGTGGTTCTGGATCTTGGTTATATTCAGTTTAAATCTGGATTTGGACAGAAATTAGGCCAGATTTAGGTAgagtttatattttatttcccaattaaaaaataataaaaagttgatgctttcattttttttagttagGAGGTGAACATGGATCCATTTGATTTCATATGCTTTTTAGTTTGTTTTATATCACATAAACTCAGTTGTGAAACTAAGGAGCTAAGATTTTGAATAGTGGGGTATCTACAAGTCAGTTGTTCATTTCTTCTGTTCTCTTTTAATATCAACT
This portion of the Phoenix dactylifera cultivar Barhee BC4 chromosome 11, palm_55x_up_171113_PBpolish2nd_filt_p, whole genome shotgun sequence genome encodes:
- the LOC103722130 gene encoding cyclin-B1-1-like isoform X1 yields the protein MLFSLFGKSLEGGGEEAMASRRDLVFLQQQRGSLNYFKKIAGLKRLIHWCLPKSFGAQIQDEAQTATATAANEATCGIVDEPKDLVHDIDALSAEDQLAVVDYVEDIYKFYKYAENSSQPHDYMGSQVEITAKKREILAAWLIEEHLKFKLRPETLYLTFYIIDLYLSRETVLRKELQLVGISAMLIACKYEEMIVEAPEVVKDFICISDWAYSKEQILTMEKRILDKLEWNLTVPTPYAFLVRF
- the LOC103722130 gene encoding cyclin-B1-1-like isoform X2, yielding MLFSLFGKSLEGGGEEAMASRRDLVFLQQQRGSLNYFKKIAGLKRLIHWCLPKSFGAQIQDEAQTATATAANEATCGIVDEPKDLVHDIDALSAEDQLAVVDYVEDIYKFYKYAENSSQPHDYMGSQVEITAKKREILAAWLIEEHLKFKLRPETLYLTFYIIDLYLSRETVLRKELQLVGISAMLIACKYEEMIVEAPEVKDFICISDWAYSKEQILTMEKRILDKLEWNLTVPTPYAFLVRF
- the LOC103722139 gene encoding ran-binding protein 1 homolog c-like, with the protein product MASTDPERRDEEETEAAGGEDENTGAQVAPIVRFEEVAVTTGEQDEDVLLDLMAKLYRFDKEGNQWKERGHGSVKLLKHKETRKVRLVMRRAKICANHLGLCLVPVLFL